Proteins encoded together in one bacterium window:
- the rsmI gene encoding 16S rRNA (cytidine(1402)-2'-O)-methyltransferase: MIPADRQTTVPGAGANAGRDPSAGQTGPAGKLFLVATPIGNLQDITLRALETLRAVDVIAAEDTRRAAILLQRHDIHKPTVSYHNFNERKAAPRLIAALAAGKNVALITDAGTPGISDPAFYLVRQALAHALPIEAIPGPTAFVAALILSGLPTHRFVFEGFPPVKKGRQTFFEALKHEPRTIVLYEAPQRIVRTLTTIQEVWGDRRAALARELTKLHEEVLRGRVTELLHMLAARTLKGECVLVLEGAEEAATGREH, encoded by the coding sequence ATGATTCCCGCCGACCGACAAACGACCGTGCCGGGCGCGGGCGCCAACGCGGGGCGCGATCCTTCCGCCGGGCAGACCGGCCCGGCCGGGAAGTTGTTTCTGGTCGCCACCCCGATCGGCAATCTGCAGGATATTACGCTGCGCGCGCTGGAAACCTTGCGCGCGGTGGATGTGATTGCGGCGGAGGACACGCGCCGTGCTGCCATTCTGCTGCAGCGCCATGACATTCACAAGCCGACGGTCAGCTATCACAATTTCAACGAACGGAAAGCCGCTCCACGTCTGATTGCCGCGCTCGCAGCCGGCAAGAATGTGGCACTGATTACCGACGCCGGTACCCCTGGAATCTCCGATCCCGCGTTCTATCTCGTGCGCCAGGCGCTTGCCCACGCACTGCCCATCGAGGCAATTCCCGGCCCGACGGCATTCGTGGCAGCGTTGATCCTTTCCGGTTTGCCCACCCATCGCTTCGTTTTCGAAGGATTTCCGCCGGTGAAAAAAGGCCGCCAGACCTTTTTCGAGGCGCTCAAACACGAACCCCGAACCATCGTGTTGTACGAAGCGCCGCAGCGCATCGTGCGCACGTTGACCACCATTCAGGAAGTCTGGGGAGACCGGCGCGCGGCGCTGGCTCGAGAGTTGACCAAGCTGCATGAGGAAGTGCTGCGCGGCCGCGTCACCGAGTTGCTGCACATGCTGGCCGCCCGCACGCTCAAGGGCGAATGCGTGCTGGTGCTCGAGGGGGCAGAGGAGGCGGCCACAGGCCGCGAACACTAA
- the pstC gene encoding phosphate ABC transporter permease subunit PstC — protein MRNRRRLETLIERLIEGVVWFCGISAIVFVALIFIFVFREGAGYLFKGLNLREFLTSPEWYPTSAANKRYGVLALIAGTFSVTALAMMIAVPFGLGAAIFISEFCGAKVKETLKVVIELLAAIPSVVWGFIGLTVMNPVIIEVFHAPIGLTVLNGGIILALMSVPIIVSIGEDSLKAVPDSYREAAQALGCTRWQLVFRVLLPAAKNGLLAAVLLGIGRGVGETMAVLMATGHAVNLPTSLLDSVRTLTATIAAELGEAPVGSEHYQVLFIIGILLFTITFIVNLVADLVVRGIRGK, from the coding sequence ATGAGGAACCGCCGCCGTCTCGAAACGTTGATCGAACGCCTCATCGAAGGGGTGGTTTGGTTCTGCGGCATCAGCGCCATCGTATTTGTGGCCTTGATCTTCATTTTCGTTTTTCGCGAAGGCGCGGGCTATCTTTTCAAGGGGCTGAATCTGCGTGAGTTTCTCACCAGCCCGGAATGGTATCCGACCTCGGCCGCCAACAAGCGTTACGGCGTGCTGGCGTTGATCGCCGGTACGTTCAGTGTCACCGCTTTGGCCATGATGATCGCCGTACCCTTTGGTTTGGGGGCGGCGATTTTTATTTCAGAATTCTGCGGCGCGAAGGTCAAGGAAACGCTCAAGGTCGTGATCGAGCTGCTGGCAGCCATTCCCTCGGTGGTGTGGGGTTTCATCGGCCTGACCGTGATGAACCCGGTCATCATCGAAGTCTTTCACGCGCCCATCGGGTTGACGGTGCTGAACGGCGGCATCATCCTGGCCTTGATGAGCGTGCCCATCATCGTGTCCATCGGTGAAGATTCCTTGAAAGCGGTGCCGGATTCTTATCGCGAAGCGGCGCAGGCGCTGGGCTGCACCCGCTGGCAATTGGTCTTTCGCGTGCTGCTGCCGGCCGCGAAAAACGGTTTGCTGGCAGCCGTGCTGCTCGGCATCGGCCGCGGCGTCGGTGAAACCATGGCCGTGCTCATGGCCACCGGCCATGCCGTCAACCTCCCCACCAGCCTGCTCGATTCGGTGCGCACGCTGACCGCCACCATCGCCGCGGAGTTGGGTGAAGCGCCGGTCGGCTCCGAGCATTACCAGGTGTTGTTCATCATCGGCATTCTGCTGTTCACGATTACCTTCATTGTGAATCTGGTCGCAGACCTGGTGGTGCGCGGGATTCGGGGAAAGTGA
- the phoU gene encoding phosphate signaling complex protein PhoU → MNPHYEISLQRDMDLIRRKVIEMSNLAEHALKSSLQALVEHNRQIAYSVILRDQHIDEMEKELDRLCLEFLVRQQPVAGQLRFVYAVIKINNELERIGDYAESIARQFLTISALSPQPSYARFVEIANISIPMLRNAMQAFIDQNQELALATLEMEDRVDGIRNAINSELVHLREKGELPLEALAPLMLIASRFERVADQSCNICEEVLYMCTGKYIKHKGVEVFRVLFVDEGNSSLSQMAEAIGNRLGISKFIFSSAGIMPKPIAESTLQFMAGKGFDLSRQGSKYVNQIVNLEHYQVIVALTEAAQVAFPPPPTKTVSILWEVQDPASVPGSPQEVQQAHEKAYQYLETHIRDLVHAILGDEQR, encoded by the coding sequence ATGAATCCCCATTATGAAATCAGCCTGCAACGTGATATGGACTTGATTCGCCGCAAAGTGATCGAAATGTCGAATCTGGCCGAGCACGCGCTCAAATCGAGTTTGCAGGCGCTGGTCGAGCACAACCGGCAAATCGCCTACTCGGTGATCTTGCGCGATCAGCACATCGACGAGATGGAGAAGGAGCTTGATCGTCTGTGCCTGGAGTTTTTGGTGCGCCAGCAGCCGGTGGCGGGGCAACTGCGCTTCGTCTATGCCGTGATCAAGATCAACAATGAGCTGGAGCGCATCGGCGATTATGCGGAGAGCATTGCGCGGCAATTTCTCACCATCAGCGCTTTGTCGCCGCAACCCTCCTATGCCCGCTTTGTCGAAATCGCCAACATCTCGATCCCGATGTTGCGCAATGCCATGCAGGCCTTCATCGACCAGAACCAGGAGCTGGCGCTGGCCACGCTGGAGATGGAAGACCGGGTGGACGGCATCCGCAACGCCATCAATTCCGAGCTGGTACATCTGCGCGAAAAGGGCGAGCTGCCGCTGGAGGCGCTCGCGCCGTTGATGTTGATCGCCAGCCGCTTCGAGCGCGTGGCCGATCAATCCTGCAACATCTGTGAAGAAGTGCTGTACATGTGCACCGGCAAATACATCAAGCACAAGGGCGTGGAAGTCTTTCGCGTGCTGTTCGTCGATGAAGGCAACTCCAGTTTGAGCCAAATGGCGGAGGCGATCGGCAACCGCCTGGGCATTTCCAAATTCATCTTCAGCAGCGCCGGCATCATGCCCAAGCCCATCGCCGAGTCCACGCTGCAGTTCATGGCCGGCAAGGGCTTCGATTTGTCGCGGCAAGGCTCGAAGTACGTCAATCAAATCGTCAATCTCGAACATTATCAAGTGATCGTGGCACTCACCGAGGCGGCGCAGGTGGCGTTTCCGCCGCCGCCCACCAAAACGGTGAGCATCTTGTGGGAGGTGCAGGATCCAGCGAGCGTGCCAGGCTCGCCGCAGGAGGTGCAGCAGGCCCATGAGAAAGCCTATCAGTATCTGGAAACACACATCCGCGATCTCGTGCACGCCATTCTGGGCGACGAGCAACGGTGA
- the era gene encoding GTPase Era, which produces MRPSEAVAAPAGATEKVPFRAGYVAIIGQPNVGKSTLLNALLQFKLSIVSPKPQTTRKRILGILNRPHSQMIFFDTPGILEPSYQLQHAFVRVAHAAMREADVQLLLIEPDPVLSAMDAKILDRLADTNRPIIVAINKIDKVSKDTLLPIIAGLRDRPGVREIVPISALQKDGIELLAGVLENCLAEHEAFYPVDQITDHPERFLAAEIVREKIFLRYGEEIPYSTSVVVEEFIERPNHKDFIRAVIYVERESQKGIMIGKRGSALKEVGKLAREELEAMIGKPVYLELFVAVKEKWRDRENELRSLGYL; this is translated from the coding sequence ATGAGACCATCTGAAGCAGTCGCCGCCCCCGCCGGCGCCACCGAAAAGGTTCCCTTTCGCGCCGGCTATGTGGCGATCATCGGCCAACCCAACGTCGGCAAATCCACCTTGCTGAACGCCCTGCTCCAATTCAAGCTGTCGATCGTCTCCCCCAAACCGCAAACCACGCGCAAACGCATCCTGGGTATTCTCAACCGGCCGCACAGCCAGATGATCTTCTTCGACACCCCGGGCATTCTGGAGCCGAGTTACCAGTTGCAGCATGCCTTCGTGCGGGTGGCGCACGCCGCGATGCGCGAGGCGGATGTGCAGCTCTTGCTGATCGAGCCGGACCCCGTGCTCTCCGCGATGGATGCGAAGATTCTCGACCGCCTGGCTGACACCAATCGCCCCATCATCGTCGCGATCAACAAGATCGACAAGGTCAGCAAAGATACCTTGCTGCCCATCATCGCGGGTCTGCGCGACCGGCCGGGCGTCAGGGAAATCGTGCCGATTTCGGCGCTGCAGAAGGACGGCATCGAGCTGCTCGCCGGCGTGTTGGAGAATTGCCTCGCCGAACACGAAGCCTTCTACCCGGTCGACCAAATCACCGATCATCCCGAGCGCTTTCTGGCCGCGGAAATCGTGCGTGAGAAAATCTTCCTGCGCTACGGCGAGGAAATTCCCTATTCCACCAGCGTGGTGGTCGAAGAATTCATCGAGCGGCCCAATCACAAAGACTTCATCCGCGCCGTCATCTACGTTGAACGTGAATCGCAAAAAGGCATCATGATCGGCAAGCGCGGCAGCGCCCTGAAGGAAGTGGGCAAGCTCGCGCGCGAAGAACTGGAAGCGATGATCGGTAAACCCGTCTATTTGGAACTGTTCGTCGCCGTCAAGGAAAAGTGGCGCGACCGCGAGAATGAATTGCGCAGTCTCGGCTACCTGTAA
- the pstA gene encoding phosphate ABC transporter permease PstA, with protein MVRKNQRTELLAKSVFLVMTLLMIAPLLMIVGYLFYQAAPILSIDFLVSNPVRGMRAGGIWAPLLGTIYLVGISLLIAAPIGVLAAVYLNEYARDNWFTRIVNLAVVNLAGVPSIVHALFGLGAFVLFARMGRSILAASLTLAIMTLPVIIASTKEALAAVPKAFREACWNVGATRWQTIRHIVLPNSISGILTGIILQVSRAAGETAPVMFTGAVFFKAIKEGDLFAYNLFDQCMALSMHLFTISTQVPDVPKALPYGTAVVLLGTVLLVNALAIGLRIYLRSRKKW; from the coding sequence ATGGTGCGCAAGAACCAGCGCACCGAGCTGCTGGCCAAGTCTGTCTTTCTGGTCATGACGCTGCTGATGATCGCGCCGTTGTTGATGATTGTCGGCTATCTGTTCTACCAGGCGGCACCGATTTTGTCGATCGACTTTTTGGTCTCCAATCCGGTGCGCGGCATGCGGGCGGGCGGCATTTGGGCGCCGCTGTTGGGCACCATCTATCTCGTCGGCATTTCGCTGCTGATTGCCGCGCCCATCGGCGTGCTGGCGGCGGTTTATCTCAATGAATACGCCCGCGACAACTGGTTCACGCGCATTGTCAATCTCGCGGTGGTCAATCTCGCCGGCGTGCCGAGCATCGTGCACGCCCTGTTTGGCCTGGGTGCGTTCGTGTTGTTCGCGCGCATGGGCCGGTCGATTCTGGCGGCCTCGTTGACGCTGGCCATCATGACGCTGCCGGTGATCATCGCCAGCACCAAAGAGGCGCTGGCGGCGGTGCCCAAGGCCTTTCGGGAGGCGTGTTGGAACGTGGGCGCCACCCGCTGGCAGACCATCCGGCACATCGTGTTGCCCAATTCGATCAGTGGCATTCTGACCGGCATCATTCTGCAGGTTTCGCGCGCCGCTGGCGAGACCGCGCCGGTGATGTTCACCGGTGCGGTATTCTTCAAAGCCATTAAGGAAGGCGATCTCTTCGCCTACAATTTGTTTGATCAATGCATGGCTTTGTCGATGCACTTGTTCACGATTTCCACGCAGGTGCCGGACGTGCCGAAAGCGCTGCCCTATGGCACGGCGGTGGTGTTGCTGGGCACCGTGCTGCTGGTCAATGCGCTGGCCATTGGGCTGCGCATTTATCTCCGTTCCCGCAAGAAATGGTGA
- the proS gene encoding proline--tRNA ligase, with translation MDTQKNAEEQLTGRSERITKRSEDYSRWYTDVIGAAELADYSPIKGCMVIRPNGYAIWEKIQAGLDKLFKDTGHVNAYFPLFIPESFLQKEAEHVEGFAPECAVVTHGGGKKLEEPLVVRPTSETIIWSMYRKWIQSYRDLPILINQWANVVRWEMRTRLFLRTTEFLWQEGHTAHATFEDAERETLQMLEVYRTFAEEYMAIPVIPGIKTEKEKFAGALRTYCIEAMMQDGKALQAGTSHHLGQNFAKAFDVKYLNEQGALEYVWATSWGVSTRLIGALIMTHSDDNGLVLPPKLAPLAVVLVPIWRKDEEKALVMERAQQLTAEWKGKFTFKVDDRDNYRPGYKFNEWEKRGVPLRVELGPKDVQSGNVVLVRRDSGEKRVVPQAGLSEEILRTLAAMQQALFERALAFRESNTRAIDDYEQFKREIDERGGFFWAHWCGEREAEERLQEETKATIRCIPLDGKPEAGRCLITGKPSSQRVLMAKAY, from the coding sequence ATGGACACGCAGAAAAACGCCGAAGAGCAACTAACAGGACGTTCCGAACGCATCACCAAACGATCCGAAGACTATTCCCGTTGGTATACTGATGTCATTGGCGCCGCCGAATTGGCCGACTACTCACCGATCAAAGGCTGCATGGTCATCCGGCCGAATGGGTACGCCATTTGGGAGAAGATTCAAGCCGGTCTTGACAAGCTGTTCAAGGATACCGGCCATGTGAATGCCTATTTTCCCCTGTTCATTCCCGAGAGTTTTCTGCAGAAGGAAGCCGAACATGTGGAGGGTTTCGCGCCGGAGTGCGCGGTCGTCACGCATGGCGGCGGCAAGAAGCTGGAAGAACCCCTGGTGGTGCGCCCGACCTCGGAGACGATCATCTGGTCGATGTACCGCAAGTGGATTCAATCCTATCGGGATTTGCCGATCTTGATCAACCAATGGGCCAACGTCGTGCGCTGGGAGATGCGCACGCGCCTGTTCCTGCGCACCACGGAATTCCTCTGGCAGGAAGGCCATACTGCGCATGCCACCTTCGAGGACGCGGAACGGGAGACGTTGCAGATGCTGGAGGTTTACCGGACCTTTGCCGAAGAGTACATGGCCATACCGGTAATCCCCGGGATCAAGACCGAGAAGGAGAAGTTCGCGGGCGCGCTGCGCACGTATTGCATCGAAGCCATGATGCAGGATGGCAAAGCCCTGCAGGCGGGCACCTCGCATCATCTCGGCCAGAACTTTGCCAAGGCTTTCGATGTCAAGTACCTCAATGAACAGGGCGCGCTCGAGTACGTGTGGGCGACGAGTTGGGGCGTCTCCACTCGTTTGATCGGCGCCTTGATCATGACGCACAGCGACGACAACGGCTTGGTGCTGCCGCCCAAACTGGCGCCGTTGGCAGTCGTGCTGGTGCCGATTTGGCGCAAGGACGAGGAAAAAGCGCTGGTGATGGAACGCGCCCAGCAGTTGACGGCCGAATGGAAAGGCAAGTTCACGTTCAAGGTCGACGACCGCGACAACTACCGGCCGGGCTACAAATTCAACGAATGGGAAAAACGCGGGGTGCCGTTGCGCGTCGAGCTGGGCCCGAAAGACGTGCAGAGCGGCAATGTCGTTTTGGTGCGTCGTGACTCAGGGGAGAAGCGCGTGGTGCCGCAAGCCGGGCTGTCAGAGGAAATCCTGCGCACGCTGGCGGCGATGCAGCAGGCACTGTTCGAGCGCGCGCTGGCCTTTCGTGAAAGCAACACGCGGGCGATCGACGATTACGAGCAATTCAAGCGGGAGATCGACGAACGGGGCGGCTTTTTCTGGGCGCATTGGTGCGGCGAGCGCGAGGCGGAGGAGCGCCTGCAGGAGGAAACCAAAGCCACGATCCGCTGCATCCCCCTCGATGGCAAGCCGGAAGCGGGCCGCTGCCTGATTACCGGCAAGCCTTCTTCCCAGCGCGTGTTGATGGCCAAAGCCTATTGA
- a CDS encoding aldehyde dehydrogenase family protein: protein MPHSYQNYIAGAWCDAAAGERFDNHNPAHWDEIVGTFPASSHVDVGRAVAAAQAAFEGWRLTPAPKRGEIIKRAGDLLLRHKEDLARLMTTEMGKVLSETRGDVQEGIDTAYYAASEGRRLFGFTTPSELPDKFCMSVRMPVGVAGIITPWNFPLAIPTWKIFPALVCGNTVVFKPASDTPATATRLVELLLDAGLPAGVMQLVHGSGSQAGIALVEHAQVNLISFTGSTAVGKQISAAGSRSLKRLSLELGGKNAQIVMPDADLELALQGVLWGAFGTTGQRCTATSRLILHAAIHDQFLAMLVRETEKLRLGSGLEPDTQVGPLINFPQRERVAEYVQIGKAEGAKLETGGEVHTAGGCRTGAFYRPTIFSGVEPGMRIAQEEIFGPVLAVIKIRDLAESIRVLNGTPYGLSSSIYTREVNAAFRAMRDLQAGITYINGPTIGAEAHLPFGGVKETGNGHREGGWPVYDFFSETKTIYVDYSGKLQRAQIDNQ from the coding sequence GTGCCCCACAGTTATCAGAACTACATCGCCGGTGCCTGGTGTGATGCCGCTGCCGGCGAACGTTTTGATAATCACAATCCCGCCCACTGGGATGAGATCGTTGGCACGTTCCCGGCTTCCAGTCACGTTGACGTTGGCAGGGCGGTGGCGGCCGCGCAGGCGGCCTTCGAGGGATGGCGTCTGACGCCGGCGCCCAAGCGTGGAGAGATCATCAAGCGTGCCGGTGATTTGCTGCTGCGCCACAAAGAAGACTTGGCGCGCCTGATGACCACAGAAATGGGAAAGGTACTCAGCGAGACCCGCGGCGACGTACAGGAGGGCATCGATACCGCCTACTACGCCGCGAGCGAGGGCCGCCGGCTGTTTGGCTTCACCACCCCCTCGGAGTTGCCGGACAAATTCTGCATGTCCGTGCGCATGCCGGTGGGTGTGGCAGGCATCATCACGCCCTGGAATTTCCCTCTGGCAATTCCCACGTGGAAGATTTTTCCCGCGCTCGTTTGCGGCAATACCGTGGTGTTCAAACCCGCAAGTGACACGCCCGCCACGGCAACGCGCCTCGTTGAGCTGCTGTTGGATGCCGGTTTGCCGGCGGGAGTGATGCAACTGGTGCATGGTTCCGGCAGCCAGGCCGGCATCGCGCTGGTCGAGCACGCGCAGGTCAATCTGATCTCCTTTACCGGTTCCACCGCAGTCGGAAAGCAAATCTCGGCGGCGGGCAGCCGCAGCCTCAAGCGCCTCTCGCTGGAATTGGGAGGCAAGAATGCGCAAATTGTGATGCCCGATGCCGATTTGGAACTGGCGCTGCAGGGTGTGTTGTGGGGCGCATTTGGCACCACCGGCCAGCGCTGCACCGCCACCAGCCGCTTGATCCTGCACGCAGCGATTCACGACCAATTTCTGGCCATGCTGGTGCGGGAAACGGAGAAGCTGCGCCTAGGCAGCGGCCTTGAGCCGGACACGCAGGTAGGGCCGCTGATCAATTTTCCGCAGCGCGAGAGAGTGGCCGAGTACGTGCAGATCGGCAAGGCCGAAGGCGCGAAGCTGGAGACCGGCGGGGAAGTCCACACGGCCGGAGGCTGCCGCACCGGCGCGTTTTATCGCCCGACGATTTTCAGCGGCGTCGAACCGGGCATGCGCATTGCCCAGGAGGAAATTTTCGGACCGGTGCTGGCGGTGATCAAGATTCGCGATCTGGCTGAGTCGATTCGAGTCTTGAACGGTACGCCCTACGGTCTAAGCTCGTCGATCTACACGCGCGAGGTGAATGCCGCCTTTCGTGCGATGCGCGACTTGCAGGCGGGCATTACTTACATCAACGGCCCGACAATCGGTGCGGAGGCTCATCTGCCGTTCGGCGGGGTGAAGGAAACGGGGAACGGGCATCGCGAAGGCGGCTGGCCAGTTTATGATTTTTTCAGTGAAACCAAGACGATTTATGTCGATTATTCCGGCAAGCTGCAGCGCGCGCAGATTGACAACCAGTAA
- a CDS encoding phosphate ABC transporter substrate-binding protein, giving the protein MRSKNSGGRQMAAIAAVVLFALLGCGGGGNGEKLTIQNAGSDTMVNLAQHWAEVYAKIDTTVSVEVSGGGSGTGIAALINGTVDLANSSRKIHADESERARSNTGSVPVEYIVGYDALAVYVHKDNPLEEITLEQLAEIYGTGGTITAWSQLGVNNAGCAKDEIIRVSRQSNSGTYEYFREAISHAKGQSLDFKLGSVDMNGSKDVVELVAKTPCAIGYSGMGYATPQVKMLRVTRKAGEPAYAPTVATTQDQTYPIARPLYMYAPGSPRPHVQRFLDWIHSEAGQKLVEESGYVPIPHTAASENAGNP; this is encoded by the coding sequence ATGAGAAGCAAGAATTCCGGTGGGCGGCAGATGGCTGCGATTGCTGCAGTCGTGCTCTTTGCGCTGCTCGGTTGCGGCGGCGGCGGCAACGGCGAAAAACTCACGATTCAAAATGCCGGCTCCGATACCATGGTCAACCTGGCGCAGCATTGGGCGGAAGTGTACGCCAAGATCGATACCACCGTTTCCGTCGAAGTCTCCGGCGGCGGCTCGGGCACCGGCATTGCCGCACTGATCAACGGCACGGTGGATTTGGCGAACAGCAGTCGCAAGATTCACGCGGATGAAAGCGAGCGTGCCCGCAGCAATACCGGCAGTGTCCCGGTGGAATACATCGTCGGCTATGATGCCTTGGCGGTCTATGTGCACAAGGACAATCCGCTGGAAGAGATCACGCTGGAACAGTTGGCGGAGATTTACGGCACCGGTGGCACGATCACCGCGTGGTCGCAACTGGGCGTGAATAATGCCGGCTGTGCCAAGGATGAAATCATTCGCGTCAGCCGGCAATCCAACTCCGGCACCTATGAATATTTTCGTGAAGCGATCAGCCACGCCAAAGGCCAGTCCCTGGATTTCAAACTGGGTTCGGTGGACATGAACGGTTCCAAAGACGTGGTCGAGCTGGTTGCCAAGACACCCTGCGCCATCGGGTACAGCGGCATGGGCTACGCTACGCCGCAAGTGAAGATGTTGCGCGTCACGCGCAAGGCTGGCGAACCCGCCTACGCGCCGACGGTGGCCACCACTCAGGATCAGACCTATCCCATCGCCCGGCCCCTCTACATGTATGCCCCCGGCTCACCGCGTCCGCATGTGCAGCGCTTCCTGGATTGGATTCACTCAGAAGCCGGTCAGAAACTCGTGGAAGAATCGGGATACGTGCCGATTCCGCATACCGCTGCCAGTGAAAACGCAGGGAATCCTTAA
- a CDS encoding phosphate ABC transporter ATP-binding protein, which produces MQESNHKEIEISDLIVKYGQSVALRGISLDVFRNEILAVIGPAQSGKSTLLKVINRTIDFVVGSQVLGEVRINGTNIRQIKNVFELRRKVGMVFPLPVGLPLSIYDNVAFAPRMAGVRNKAELDEIVERCLRQAALWDEVKDRLQSLGTKLSGGQQQRLTIARALSHQPEILCLDEFSIAVDPVTTMRIEDVLKELRSQITIILVTNLVQQARRLADRTAFLLNGELVEIDRNEVIFSDAPASQKTYEYVNGIFG; this is translated from the coding sequence GTGCAAGAATCGAATCACAAAGAAATCGAAATTTCCGATCTCATCGTGAAATACGGCCAGAGCGTGGCGCTGCGCGGCATTTCGCTGGATGTTTTTCGCAATGAGATTTTGGCCGTCATCGGGCCGGCGCAATCGGGCAAGAGCACGCTGCTCAAGGTCATCAACCGCACCATCGATTTCGTAGTCGGCAGCCAGGTGCTGGGCGAAGTCAGAATCAACGGCACGAACATCCGCCAGATCAAAAACGTGTTCGAGCTGCGGCGCAAGGTCGGCATGGTGTTTCCCCTGCCGGTGGGGCTGCCGCTGTCGATCTATGACAACGTCGCTTTTGCGCCGCGCATGGCGGGCGTGCGCAACAAGGCCGAGCTGGACGAAATCGTCGAGCGCTGCTTGCGCCAGGCGGCCTTGTGGGATGAGGTCAAAGACCGGTTACAGAGCCTCGGCACCAAGCTCTCAGGCGGGCAGCAGCAGCGCTTGACCATCGCTCGCGCCCTTTCCCACCAACCGGAAATTCTCTGCCTGGATGAGTTTTCCATCGCGGTGGACCCCGTGACCACCATGCGTATCGAAGACGTACTCAAGGAATTGCGTTCGCAGATCACCATCATCCTTGTCACTAATCTCGTGCAACAGGCGCGGCGGCTGGCGGATCGCACGGCCTTCCTGCTCAACGGTGAGCTGGTGGAAATCGACCGCAATGAAGTGATCTTTTCCGATGCGCCCGCGAGTCAAAAGACATACGAATACGTCAATGGAATCTTCGGATGA
- a CDS encoding phosphate ABC transporter ATP-binding protein, whose product MSETAAYSITTTNLSLWYGTFQALNNVSLKVKSGLITSLIGPSGCGKTTLLRCFNRVNERYGNVTTTGEIKLLGKNIYDPDVSLPELRKAIGMVFQRPNPLPISVYENIVFGLRIHSPRRELRKSQLDAAVEQALQDVSLWKDLKDKLHVRATSLQLEQQQKLCIARLLPLKPEIILMDEPCSALDAEATRGIEELMFELAGRYTIVIVTHNMAQARRVSDECIFMLLGELIEHSRTEDLFLTPQDPRTAEYIEGRYG is encoded by the coding sequence ATGAGTGAAACGGCGGCATACAGCATCACCACGACCAACCTCAGCCTGTGGTACGGCACGTTTCAGGCGCTCAACAACGTCAGCCTGAAGGTGAAAAGCGGCCTGATTACGTCTCTCATCGGACCTTCCGGCTGCGGCAAAACCACGCTGCTGCGCTGTTTCAACCGCGTTAACGAGCGCTACGGCAACGTCACCACTACCGGCGAGATCAAGCTGCTCGGCAAAAACATCTACGACCCCGACGTCTCCCTGCCGGAGCTGCGCAAGGCCATTGGCATGGTGTTTCAGCGGCCCAATCCTTTGCCGATTTCGGTGTATGAAAACATCGTGTTCGGCCTGCGCATCCACAGCCCGCGGCGGGAGTTGCGGAAGTCCCAACTCGATGCGGCGGTGGAGCAGGCGCTGCAAGACGTGTCGCTGTGGAAGGATTTGAAGGACAAGCTGCACGTGCGGGCAACCAGCCTGCAGTTGGAACAGCAGCAAAAGCTGTGCATTGCCCGGCTGCTGCCGCTCAAGCCCGAGATCATCCTGATGGACGAGCCCTGTTCCGCGCTCGATGCGGAGGCCACGCGCGGCATCGAAGAATTGATGTTCGAATTGGCGGGTCGCTACACCATTGTCATCGTCACCCACAACATGGCGCAGGCCCGGCGGGTGAGCGATGAGTGCATTTTCATGCTGCTCGGCGAGCTGATCGAGCACAGCCGGACCGAGGATCTGTTCCTCACCCCCCAGGACCCACGCACCGCGGAGTACATCGAGGGCCGCTACGGTTGA